The following are encoded in a window of Methylicorpusculum oleiharenae genomic DNA:
- a CDS encoding bestrophin-like domain: MADKIDFTLLITITACVLFFLMVAVSELGRRIGLNRIANDPKGLAEGIGAAEGAVFALLGLVIAFTFSGAATRLEERRDLITEEANAIGTAYLRIDLLSKEAQPEIPELFRTYTGIRATIYEDRANKPLMKVKQNKVADLQTRIWRLSLAASRLPDASPQATMLLIPALNEMIDITTTREMATKNHPPVQIYILLYGLSFIGALLVGYSMSVNKERSWLHILSFSAVMSLAIYVIVDLEYPRLGIIKVDTSDQVLFDLQKSMEAEQSD, encoded by the coding sequence ATGGCTGACAAAATAGACTTTACCCTATTAATTACAATCACAGCCTGTGTCCTATTTTTTTTAATGGTGGCTGTTTCTGAACTTGGAAGGCGAATCGGCCTTAACCGCATCGCAAATGACCCCAAAGGCTTGGCAGAAGGGATCGGAGCGGCTGAGGGTGCTGTGTTTGCCTTGTTAGGACTGGTTATCGCTTTTACCTTTTCGGGCGCAGCAACGAGACTGGAAGAACGCCGAGATTTGATAACCGAGGAAGCCAATGCCATCGGCACGGCCTATCTGCGTATTGACTTGCTTTCCAAAGAAGCCCAGCCGGAAATTCCTGAATTGTTTCGCACCTACACCGGCATCAGGGCAACCATTTACGAAGACAGGGCTAATAAGCCCCTCATGAAAGTAAAACAGAACAAGGTAGCTGATCTGCAAACCCGGATTTGGAGGTTGTCATTGGCAGCAAGCCGTTTGCCTGACGCATCGCCCCAGGCAACCATGTTGCTGATCCCCGCATTAAATGAAATGATCGACATCACCACAACCAGAGAGATGGCAACCAAGAATCATCCTCCGGTACAGATCTATATCTTGCTTTATGGACTGAGCTTTATCGGTGCTTTGCTGGTTGGCTACAGCATGTCCGTCAACAAGGAACGCAGCTGGCTGCATATTTTGTCTTTCTCGGCGGTTATGTCGCTTGCTATCTACGTGATTGTCGATCTTGAATACCCGCGACTCGGCATTATAAAAGTTGACACTTCAGACCAAGTGCTTTTCGATCTACAAAAAAGCATGGAGGCAGAACAAAGTGACTGA
- a CDS encoding VWA domain-containing protein, producing the protein MLAKRECFKDFRFWCLTFALLALVMLFLFPKIKRSGPAYQMTFIVDITRSMNTEDYRYHGEIISRLEFVKMTLRELLSSLPCQSKVGLGVFTERRSSLLFQPIEVCSGFNELDAAIAALDWQSAWAADSRIAHGLLNTLDMLKDDQETRLIFISDGHEAPPLNSRYGPDFSIVKDTIKGLIVGVGGLEPKPIPKFDQQGKRVGFYSADDVPHRSTFGESDLNPESIQGYDARNAPFGSEAAVGSEHLSRLHEPYLKQLAAETGLGYQRLTETAAFNQALQSEALAVNKDIWIDRRWQFASIALLALLLVFI; encoded by the coding sequence ATGTTAGCTAAACGTGAGTGTTTCAAAGACTTTCGCTTTTGGTGTTTAACCTTCGCTTTGTTGGCTTTGGTGATGCTGTTTCTGTTTCCCAAGATCAAGCGATCGGGTCCGGCCTATCAGATGACATTCATTGTCGATATCACCCGGAGCATGAACACCGAGGATTACCGTTATCACGGTGAAATCATCAGCCGACTCGAGTTTGTCAAAATGACCTTACGTGAGCTTTTGTCGAGCTTGCCGTGCCAATCCAAAGTGGGTTTGGGCGTGTTTACCGAACGGCGTTCGTCACTGTTATTCCAGCCTATAGAAGTCTGTTCCGGTTTTAATGAACTGGATGCCGCCATTGCTGCATTGGATTGGCAATCGGCCTGGGCAGCTGATAGCCGGATTGCTCACGGTTTATTGAATACTCTGGATATGTTGAAAGATGATCAGGAAACCCGTTTGATATTTATCTCGGACGGTCATGAGGCGCCACCGCTCAATTCGCGTTATGGACCTGATTTTTCCATCGTGAAGGACACGATCAAAGGTTTGATCGTGGGCGTCGGTGGGTTAGAACCGAAACCTATCCCGAAATTTGATCAGCAAGGCAAACGTGTGGGGTTTTATAGCGCCGATGATGTACCGCACCGTTCAACTTTTGGCGAATCGGATCTGAATCCTGAATCGATTCAAGGCTACGATGCCCGCAATGCTCCTTTCGGCAGTGAGGCTGCGGTAGGTTCGGAACATTTGAGCCGGTTGCATGAACCGTATTTGAAACAATTGGCGGCAGAGACCGGTTTGGGGTATCAACGCTTGACCGAAACAGCAGCGTTTAATCAGGCGCTTCAATCAGAAGCATTAGCGGTTAACAAAGACATCTGGATCGACAGGCGCTGGCAGTTTGCTTCAATAGCGCTGTTGGCTTTGCTGCTGGTGTTTATATAG
- a CDS encoding hybrid sensor histidine kinase/response regulator — translation MNAQQKVFRVRRNYNRWVANQTLEDYALRFTANSARKWSATQVALTALGAISFLALEAIGGAITLSYGFTNAVTAVAVVGTIIFLTGLPICYHAAKQGIDIDLLTRGAGFGYIGSTITSLIYASFTFIFFALEAAILSLALELILNIPLSIGYLISALLVIPLVTHGITLISRFQIWTQPLWLVLQILPLACIALKSDEAISLWTEYNPTATGPDFNLIAFGAASAVLFSLIAQIGEQVDFLRFLPQENKSSRSWWLAMLTAGPGWIIIGSGKILIGSFLAVLALKHGIAHEEASDPNRMYLTAFSYMNQSPQFTLLMTGAFVILSQLKINVTNAYAGSIAWSNFFSRLTQNHPGRVVWLVFNVAIALMLMELGIYRVLKEILGVYAIIALAWVGSMVADLVINKPLGLRPQTMEFKRAHLYDINPVGVGSMLVASVTGFMAHAGLFGEIPRALSSFIALGSTFICAPLIAWLTQGRYYIAREPSVFPSRAEISCCICEHHFEPEDMSHCPAYAGPICSLCCSLDSRCHDMCKTNARLSDQLTASLSLVFPLSWVKVLNNRIGHFLGLFILTSLMIACLLMLVFFQITLDEGVEKNGVALALINVFFILLIVSGVVAWMFALVHENRKIAQEESRRQTQLLMAEISAHKKTDQELQQAKEVAESANKAKSRYLTGISHELRSPLNAIMGYAQLLEKDQTIPAKRRDALAVIRRSSEHLADLIEGLLDISRIEAGRLHLSRSDVQLGGLLDQIVSMFEVQAIAKGIHFEYKRLTPLPDTVRTDEKRLRQILINVISNAIKYTHQGQVSLSVSYRNQVAEFSIKDTGVGIASKDMDRIFRPFERIRKAGSPHITGTGLGLTITRFLTEIMGGDISVESTPGVGSHFNVRLMLSSAMTLAANTAPEKIVCGYAGKEKTVFVVDDEPSHRGLLQEMLTPLGFNVIQAQDGLSCLDMLQYCECEPHIFLLDIAMPGISGWELAHIVRKRIPSAVILMVSANANEQVPPQLQMAPHNAYLVKPLRMAQLLDTLQQQTGLTWLYKPCEQDTQNQTGLALAAPQQNRSISDTLKTNLITDQEARGELIRLAQIGYANGICSLLEQLKNEHQIDADLMQQLEELTHQFQFSALIKLLKEQA, via the coding sequence ATGAACGCCCAGCAAAAAGTTTTTCGGGTTCGACGGAATTACAATCGCTGGGTAGCCAACCAAACACTTGAAGACTATGCGTTGCGTTTCACGGCCAATAGCGCCAGAAAATGGTCGGCCACGCAGGTAGCGCTTACTGCTTTGGGTGCGATTTCATTTTTGGCTTTGGAGGCCATTGGCGGCGCAATAACCCTCAGCTACGGATTTACTAACGCCGTAACGGCTGTTGCGGTAGTCGGAACGATCATTTTTTTGACCGGTTTGCCAATTTGTTACCACGCGGCAAAACAAGGCATTGATATTGACTTGCTCACCCGGGGAGCAGGCTTCGGTTATATCGGATCGACCATTACATCGCTGATTTATGCGTCTTTCACCTTTATTTTTTTCGCACTGGAAGCCGCGATCCTGTCACTGGCGCTGGAACTGATACTCAATATTCCACTATCGATCGGCTATTTAATCAGCGCGTTGCTGGTCATTCCTCTGGTTACCCACGGCATCACGCTGATCAGCCGGTTTCAGATCTGGACTCAACCGCTGTGGCTTGTTCTGCAAATTCTGCCCCTGGCCTGCATTGCTTTAAAATCGGATGAAGCCATCAGCCTCTGGACTGAATACAATCCCACGGCAACCGGCCCGGATTTCAATTTGATCGCTTTTGGCGCTGCATCTGCAGTTTTGTTCTCACTGATAGCGCAAATCGGCGAACAGGTAGATTTTCTTCGCTTTCTTCCCCAGGAAAATAAATCGTCGCGCAGTTGGTGGTTAGCGATGCTGACTGCAGGCCCCGGATGGATCATCATCGGTTCCGGCAAGATATTGATAGGTTCTTTCTTAGCTGTGCTGGCTCTCAAGCATGGCATCGCTCACGAGGAAGCCTCCGATCCTAACCGGATGTACCTGACCGCATTCAGTTATATGAATCAAAGCCCGCAATTCACGCTGTTGATGACCGGTGCGTTTGTAATTTTGTCGCAGCTCAAAATCAACGTGACAAACGCCTATGCCGGATCCATTGCCTGGTCCAACTTTTTCTCCAGACTCACTCAGAACCATCCCGGCCGCGTCGTCTGGCTGGTGTTCAATGTTGCAATTGCATTAATGTTGATGGAACTTGGCATTTACCGGGTTCTGAAAGAAATTCTCGGCGTTTATGCGATTATTGCCCTGGCCTGGGTAGGCTCAATGGTTGCGGATCTGGTCATCAACAAACCGCTGGGCTTACGTCCCCAAACCATGGAGTTCAAACGCGCCCATCTTTACGATATCAATCCTGTCGGCGTAGGCTCGATGCTCGTTGCTTCAGTCACCGGCTTTATGGCTCACGCCGGGCTGTTCGGGGAAATTCCGCGCGCCCTGTCTTCTTTTATCGCCCTGGGCTCTACGTTTATTTGCGCCCCTCTGATCGCCTGGCTAACCCAGGGGCGTTACTATATTGCCCGCGAACCTTCGGTTTTTCCTTCTCGTGCAGAGATAAGCTGTTGTATCTGTGAACACCATTTCGAACCCGAGGACATGAGTCATTGCCCTGCTTACGCCGGGCCCATCTGTTCGCTGTGTTGTTCGTTGGACAGCCGTTGTCACGACATGTGTAAAACCAACGCCAGACTGTCGGATCAATTGACGGCATCGTTAAGCCTGGTGTTCCCCCTGAGCTGGGTGAAAGTGTTGAATAACCGCATTGGCCATTTTCTGGGTTTGTTCATACTGACCAGTTTGATGATCGCCTGCTTGTTGATGCTGGTGTTTTTTCAAATAACGCTTGATGAAGGGGTTGAAAAAAATGGAGTTGCCCTGGCATTGATCAATGTTTTCTTTATACTTTTGATCGTATCGGGCGTCGTAGCCTGGATGTTCGCGCTGGTCCACGAAAACAGAAAGATTGCCCAGGAAGAATCCCGACGCCAAACACAACTCCTGATGGCCGAAATTAGCGCCCATAAAAAAACCGACCAGGAATTGCAGCAAGCCAAAGAGGTCGCAGAATCTGCCAACAAGGCCAAAAGCCGCTATTTGACGGGAATCAGCCACGAATTACGCTCACCGCTCAATGCCATCATGGGCTATGCGCAACTTCTGGAAAAAGACCAGACCATTCCGGCAAAAAGGAGGGATGCGCTGGCCGTTATCCGCCGCAGCAGTGAACATCTAGCCGACTTGATCGAAGGTCTGCTTGATATTTCCCGCATTGAGGCAGGCCGTCTTCATCTGTCGCGCAGCGATGTCCAGCTGGGCGGTCTGTTGGATCAGATTGTCAGCATGTTCGAAGTTCAGGCAATTGCAAAGGGCATCCATTTTGAGTACAAACGTCTGACTCCGCTTCCCGATACGGTGCGCACCGATGAAAAACGCCTGCGTCAAATCCTGATCAATGTAATATCGAATGCGATTAAATATACCCACCAAGGCCAAGTCAGCCTTTCGGTCAGTTATCGAAATCAGGTCGCCGAATTTTCTATCAAAGATACCGGTGTCGGTATCGCATCCAAAGATATGGACCGAATTTTCCGGCCTTTCGAACGGATACGCAAAGCCGGATCGCCCCATATCACCGGCACGGGTTTGGGTCTGACCATTACCCGCTTCCTGACTGAGATCATGGGCGGCGATATCAGCGTAGAGAGTACACCGGGTGTGGGCAGCCATTTTAATGTCCGGCTGATGCTGAGCAGCGCCATGACCCTTGCCGCCAATACCGCGCCCGAAAAAATAGTCTGCGGCTACGCGGGCAAAGAGAAAACCGTATTTGTCGTAGATGATGAACCCAGTCATCGTGGCCTGCTTCAGGAAATGCTGACACCACTGGGCTTTAATGTAATTCAGGCTCAGGACGGCTTGTCTTGCCTGGATATGCTGCAATACTGTGAATGCGAACCGCATATTTTCCTGCTGGATATCGCCATGCCCGGAATCAGCGGCTGGGAACTGGCTCATATTGTTCGCAAGCGGATACCTTCAGCTGTCATCCTGATGGTATCCGCCAACGCCAATGAGCAAGTTCCGCCGCAGCTTCAAATGGCGCCCCATAATGCTTATTTGGTAAAACCCCTGCGCATGGCTCAACTTCTGGACACGCTTCAGCAACAGACCGGACTCACCTGGCTTTATAAACCCTGTGAACAAGACACCCAAAATCAAACCGGTCTTGCTTTGGCAGCACCCCAACAAAATCGCAGTATCAGCGATACGTTAAAAACCAACCTGATAACCGATCAAGAAGCTCGAGGCGAGTTAATCCGGCTGGCACAAATCGGCTACGCCAATGGCATCTGTTCATTACTTGAACAGCTTAAAAATGAGCATCAGATTGATGCCGACCTGATGCAGCAGCTTGAAGAATTAACGCATCAGTTCCAGTTTTCAGCACTGATCAAATTACTCAAGGAACAGGCATGA
- a CDS encoding response regulator transcription factor gives MMQTGRKKDVVLIVDDSPETLSMLNDTLDQAGLTVLVALEGAQALTIVDNITPDIILMDAIMPHMDGFEACKRLKANRSLAHIPVIFMTGLSDTESIVKGLQAGGVDYINKPVKGDELIARMQVHLANARLTLSAQTALDTAGQYLFAASSEGALLWTTPQANQLFNTAGVTIDWLEENLPNQLRQLLQPQFNKEKGLLIKVNEKPLEIRYIGQTGANEFLLRLIDLQRPSEIERLRSALPITEREAEVLLWIARGKTNREIGTILSMSPRTVNKHLEQVFRKLNVENRTTAAVFAMKYLNQES, from the coding sequence ATGATGCAGACCGGCCGGAAAAAAGACGTGGTTTTGATTGTGGATGACTCCCCTGAAACCTTGAGCATGCTTAACGACACACTCGATCAGGCCGGACTGACCGTGCTGGTTGCGCTGGAAGGTGCTCAAGCGCTGACCATTGTGGACAACATCACGCCGGACATCATATTGATGGATGCGATCATGCCCCACATGGATGGATTTGAAGCCTGTAAACGACTGAAAGCCAACCGATCGCTGGCTCATATTCCCGTCATCTTCATGACCGGATTGTCCGATACAGAAAGCATTGTCAAAGGCCTTCAGGCCGGAGGCGTGGACTACATCAACAAACCCGTCAAAGGTGATGAATTAATTGCGCGTATGCAAGTCCATTTAGCCAATGCCAGGCTCACCTTAAGCGCACAAACCGCTCTGGATACCGCCGGTCAATACCTGTTCGCCGCATCCTCGGAAGGCGCTTTGCTGTGGACTACTCCCCAGGCCAATCAACTGTTCAATACGGCAGGTGTCACAATAGACTGGCTTGAGGAAAATCTTCCCAATCAATTGCGCCAGTTACTGCAGCCTCAGTTTAATAAAGAAAAAGGTCTCCTCATCAAGGTGAACGAGAAGCCATTGGAAATTCGTTATATAGGCCAAACCGGTGCCAACGAATTTTTATTACGGCTGATTGATTTGCAGCGCCCCAGTGAAATCGAACGCTTACGCTCCGCGCTGCCCATTACCGAACGGGAAGCCGAAGTGTTACTCTGGATTGCCCGAGGCAAAACCAACCGGGAAATCGGGACTATTCTGAGCATGAGCCCCCGAACGGTTAATAAGCACCTGGAACAGGTTTTCCGAAAATTGAATGTGGAAAACCGCACGACCGCCGCCGTTTTTGCGATGAAGTATCTGAATCAGGAATCCTGA